CATTGAAGATGGGTTCAGCTTGGGCACTAACTTTGTTACTACTTGCAACTGTGCTGAGCTCATTTTTGGCTGATGGACTTAATGTGGATCATAAGCCAACCAGGGGAAGATTTTCTCAAGCTAATGTCACTTCTTCCATAACTCAGCATTCGCATGCATTAAGAGATGCCAATGCAAGGAACACAACTTCTGTGAGTGAATTTATGGTGAACATAGAAACTGCTGGAAAAAATAGGGGTCAAGGAGGTGGAGGTGGCGGAGGAGATGCTGATGGTGGAGGAGGAGGCGGGGGAGGGAGCGGTAGGGGAAGTGGAGGAGGAGGTGGGGGAGGAAGCGGAAGTGGAGGCGGAGGGGGAGGTGGTGGCGGAGGTGGAGGCGGAGGAGGAAACGGAGGGGGAGGAGGAGGTGGAGCAGGAAGGGGGAGTGGAGAAGGAGGAGGAAATGGAAAAAGTAGAGGGCATAAGGGAAGACATGACAAAGGAAGTGGTGGAAGAAAAGGAGCTGGGGGTGGCAGAGGGGGAGGTGGAAGAGGAggaggtggtggtggtggaggaggcgGAGGTGGAGGTAGTGGAGGAGGCGGAGGTGGTGGAGGTGGAGGCCAAGGCGGTGGAGGAGGTGGAGGTGGTGGAGGTGGCGGAGGCGAAGGCTGGGGTTGGGGAGGAGGAagcggtggtggtggtggtggtggaggaggtggaggtggtggtggtggaggtggAGGAGGAGGATGGGGCAATTGTTGGGGATGGGGATGTTAGGATCATCCTTCAACGGGCAACTAATCTTGGTCTTTGCATGCATGATCAACTTTACATCACTTCTTTCTTTTTACGTAACGCCTGAATGGCATTAAAAAGCTATTGTTTGGTTGTGTGAAACTCATTTCTATCATCATTTTGCAATAGAAGAGTCTTAGAAATCAAAGAGTTGATTGTTGTGGTATTGATTTCATGTAACTAAAGGAATTGTAGTCCACCTCTGTTGTTTAGTAGGTGATTATCAATAAAAGCTAAATTGCACCTCATTTTAGTTCTAAGTGCTTGCTATGGGCGGATTGTTTCTTCTATGAAACAATGGCCCGTACTCGAATTCAGTTCGACACATTGAAGAGAAAGCCTCTTTAATTTGAACTATGGGTGTGTTCGgtaagcccgtcaaccggtttTGGttaaccggttaaaaccggtaaccgaaccggtaaaaccggaaccggaatcAATGGAACCGGtttaccggttccggttaaccgtttaataCATACCGGTCTGGTTTCGATTTTTTTGGGACCGGAACCTGTTAAACCGGTTAAATCGGAACCAGACTGGTTAAACCGGtcagaattaatttttttttaaaatgtagcCGTTGGGACATTGggctggaccgttggccaacggtccatttgcaaaaatggtcgttgccaaacggttccAAACTCCCCTTTTGGCCCCCCCAatcccccaaactttttttttaacactttaacccatcctccacccctatataaacccctctccatttccattttaatccacaccaattcactcttctctttctctcaatctctcaattatagttactttgcaacaattagccactttaaatttctctcaattaaatattataaagtcttattatagtttcaattattaattttgaaattataatattgttggtggaatTGGTGATTTTGCAAAAATTCGAAGTAGTTTTAGTGGACTTGTAATTCTAGcagccttcactttgttggaaattagtccgacaatttggtaccttcgttccaactctatctttattttcgctatttaatttacgcaatttaatttgttgcaatttattttcttgtgatttatttgagtgtgatttaaattaattcgaTTTAATAATgacgaagagatttagacgtagtgccggtagtagtggtattgttaggggtgggtttaatgaggaaacatttgtgaacgaaacacctaatttagctATTGATGTTgatggaaataatccacttttagatcatgaggcaatgcaacaacattataccgacacttttaatgaaattgatgatgatgatgatgaaacacaagcccccgaaaatcccataggagatacaggtcctgtacaatcacatacacaagacaaaccgcctagaaatcgtaagccaaccgctaaaatttgaaaatttatgactaaggataaggaaagTCAAACAACTAAATGTaccatatgtggacaagtatttgcttttaggcaaggaactagtaaggatggtggaaccgGTACACTAAATAATCATATGAGACTtcaacatatggatgtttggggagagcaaatgGGTTCAAATGTGGGAGGTATTCAAAtaacgatagacccacgaaccggtaaaaattttaagtatgaaaagaaaaaagagcgtgtagaaatagctaaaatggtagcttatgattatttaccattttcctttccttcgggtttggggtttgttacttacattcaacgttgttataatccgttatttgagggtattcctagaagtacttgtagagcggatgttatagatttgtataaaaaatatatattctatttgcgtcatgtatttaattctttaaattgtaatgtttcttttaccgccgatttgggtcttagtcttaacaagttagatttttttgctattacatgtcattgggttaatgataattgggttatgcaaaaaagaattatagcttttttatatgatgaagggaaaggacgtcacgatggaaaattttaagcggattcaatgtctactattatgagattttttaacatttatacaaaaacactttgtattgctttagataatgtttctaataatacaaaggcggttggtcttttaaaaagggaattaaaccccccgctaaaaaatatttttcatgtgagatgtagttgtcacattttaaacttaattgttaaagatgatcttgagtgttttgaagattctattcaaaaagttaaaaatgcggttgcgtttcttttttgtaatgctaatagggcaaaactgagagattttaagaattcttgtgtggaaaatagccttagacctaggaaaattcaagtagaagttgagactaggtggaactacacttacattatgctacaacaagcatatgagtataggattcgcatacaacaagttcacaacaaatatgatattaataatgatgattggttaaatattacGGATTgggatgttaaggaatgtgttgaactcttacaaattttttataatgcaactcttgctttttctcgACAATTCTATCCCACAGTAACCGgtattttagcctacttagccgAAATAGCTatagttttacaagagtataaatataagtcCGGTTTTTAAGCAgttatttttaatatgacaacaaaatttaagaagtatttttttctcatcccaactttatttatattgggttctcttttaaatccttatttaaaaatgtcttatactagagcattggttaatcaaatttatacatttttagaaattgaagagggagttgaaccatctttagctgaagccgagctcgctattgatgccgagtttagaaaagtttttagtcattattctaatttggaagaaaatgctacacccgttgcttcACGCCCTATTagttctcaaagtagcaaaaagggcttgtcgggtttgtcgcatttaaaagttttacattgacatccaactccttcttgtaatgcaaactttgatgaatatcacctttatttgacgcagccaaatgtggatatcaaggaactagatgatttggacgtcttagcatggtggaagaaatacaaggcaagtcattcgatactttcaagaatgactcgaAATATTtttacggttcaaatatcaactgtggcttcggagagtgcatttagccaaggaagacaacaaattggagatcaTAGACACTtattatccggatttagcttgcaagtactagtgtgcatttgCGATttgattagatcggagcgacgcaactaAAACTCAAAAGCGGTGGAAGgcaaagaggaagagattgaagatttgatagcaagtggagtggaccaaatggaagactttgaagagaTCTCCATGACCAAATATGATATGgcggaaattaaccaaatgattgacaattggtgattttattattctactatttctttgcaactcatgtattatttgcaagttaaaaaaaattacaacttgcaaataaatgttatccatgaatgaataaaatatatggctcattgagctttcttctatttacttatgttcatatttttacttatattaagttaggaatatacctaaaatatactaaaaatatacttataatatacatctacttaaattaaaaactagaaagttatatacttgaaaaataactaaaatatactaagaatatacttataatataaatatacttaatttataaaatacgaatttataaacttagaaaaaacgtaagctataaataacttaagttataatatataagttataaatatacatatacatattacttaaacatatatatatatatatatatatatatatatatatatataagttatataacctaagtatattgatatatataagtatattcttagtatattttaggtatatgtagtacaacttaagcatataacttaatatatatatacgtatatgttgttagtcagtaaatatataaactttacttataaacttatataacatatgtaaatatacctacaatatactaagagaaaagacatcatttaacccctgaacttggcacgaaaactcactttagcaactaaaatTAAGCTGTATTTATatacccccttaacaactttcatttcaattattttccaccccaaatgctaacgtggcaaaaaaaaaatattaataattaagagagtgaaaaacaaaaaaagtggacccactctcatatatatattattataaattaaaaaataaaataaaggttatacaattaaaaaataaaataaacattatacaattaaaacataaaataaaaataaaaaccatcTTCTTTACAATCCCCCTCCCACTCCACAGCCCCACCCACCACCTTCTTCCCACTCCACAGCCCCCCCCCCTCCCGCCACAGCCCTGCCCCCAACTGCTTCTTTTTCCCACTCCATAGCCCCCCCCAGCCCCGCCCCCAGCTGCTTCTTTTTCCCACTccatagccccccccccccccccccccccacaatcCCGCCCCCAGCTGCTTCTTCTTCCCACTCCACAGCCCCCCCGCCACAGCCCTGCCCCCAGCTGCTTCTTTTTCCCACTCCACAGCCacccccccaaccccccccccccagctGCTTCTTTTTCCCACTCCACAGCCCCCCCCACAACCCCGCCCCCAGCTGCTTCTTCTTCCCACTCCACAGCCCCCCGCCACAGCCCCGCCCccagctgcttcttcttcttcactccacagccccgcccccaccaccttcttccttcttcttcttcttcttcttcttcacaaatccctctttctctctatattctcatcattcttttcttttcattttcaccattttttggtttcttgattttgattttgattttctttcaaaaaataaagttatggaataatggttatggaagaaatgagtttgctaataataatactaataatggccaacaataacaaccaaaacaatcaatttggacgaatttaagtgtaagtgggactaatttgagaaggagttggatgaaatTTATTGGGGGAGGtgatggtggtggttgtggatgtgggttaaagatggtggtggtgatttttttttcttttaaggacATTTCGTCCAAAGAAATTTGATGAAATTTGgtggggagatgatggtggtggtcgTGGGTGTACGTTAAAGATGACggtgatgatttttttttgaaGGGCAATTCGTCCAACTGCAGTAGCGGCGGTGGCGGTAGCAGCGGCGTAGTGGTTGCTAAAAGtagggtgaggatgaggagaaagaagaagaaagagaaagagagaaaataataaaagaaaaacaaaaaatgaagtgttggtaattttgacatggcaatgatgtggcattgacgtggcaatgacgtggcgcgagtgtaatacacctcacattgtgagagtggtattatttttttagggtggaaaataattgaaatgaaagttgttaagggaggtatataaatacaacttaagtttagttgctaaagtgagttttcgtgtcAAGTTCAAGTGTTAAATAATGTCTTTTCtcatatactaataaatactataatatatatatactatacaaaaaacaaaaaacaaaaaagaggttttggacattttcgaaccggaccggtccggtCCGGTTTCCATTTTAAAACCGGTAAATCGGAAACCGGCCAGTTTATTAACCTGTTACCGGTCTGGTTAACCGGATAACAGGCTtagtgttcggtatggaggaaaacattttccggaaaGTGTTTTTCAACACCCCCACCCCCTGCgacccaacccccccccccccaaattaaattgaaaaaaaaaaagattttgatttttgatttttgattttttgcatCACCCACCCCAACTACCAAAACCCAGCCACTCCCGCAACCCATGCATCACCCCCGCACCCCACCCcacaaatattttttgaaaattttttattttgggttttctacaccaacaccccccccccccctctgccACATGGACACCCTCTCCccctaaattttttttctttaaaagttttttttcaGCCCCCACCCTCACGAACCCCCCCCCCCTACCGACACCCCACCACCccttccaaaaaaaattaattttgtttttttaagTTTTCTTTTTTGATTCTCTACACCCACTCCCGGCACGCACCCCTACCCCctcccgaattttctacttcctatttaattttatctttattaaaaaaattataaaaattgcaagtttgcgtggttaaaaattaaaatttttggagggggtggtggggtgtaaaaatccaaaaaaagaagtagtaacttttaaaactttttttagaggggggttgggggggagggggggttgtGGTGGTGCAGAAACCccagaaaagaaaattaaaaactttaaaaaaaaaatgggggagGGGAGTGTGGTGCGTGGGTGTGGGTCGTcacgtttgggggggggggggggaggggagggaATGTGGTGGTATagaaaattgagaaaaaaaaattaagaacttCAAAAAAACAAATTGGGGTTGGTGTGGTCTGGGGAGGTGGGGTTAGGGTGGAGTTGGTGGGGCTTGGGTGGGTATTTCcaggaaaatattttctaccaattaaacgaacatgagaaaataagtaaaaaattcacttattttccactacccaaacgaacatgagaaaataagttgaaattcacttattttctaagaacacatttttcaggaaaacattttcctgcataccaaacacaccctatatCATACAGATCAGTCCCAATGAAGGAAATAAGATCTCCTtgcctcttacaatttgaatagaagaaaatgacttTTTTTATATCTcttatgatatttttttttaatctcttttGTGTGAAAATTGAAGATCTCttgtaaaagggtcataaaaatAAAGTTTGTAAAGGGGCAAATAACAATTTCTAGGGGTgtcaaaaaaatatgaaaaaccgGCCGAACCGACCGAACCTAACCATACCGAACCGATTTATAGTGTTTTTTCAATAAAATCGTGGATTTTTATTTAAGCTTATAACCATCCCGAATAATTAGGGTGGTCTTTTTAATTTatacaaaaaatcaaaaaattcccgaaccgaaccgaaccgaaccgaatagccttacatgtatgaaatatattttatatattacaaatatgttaaatgaataaataaaatatattttataagttCTGTTTCAAATATAATAGAGAATTTTGGCCACTAAATTTTGGGCCTTTAGTTGATTGGATTTAGTTTCAAAAGGATACCTCATATACGCAGTAATACGGTCATAGATTTAGATTATTTAAGTAGGCATTTTTGTTATAGTTAGCACTAACAGAAGTTTACCTCCATCTTGGTCTCCTCTACTATGTTGCTTGATGTATATGTATCAAATTCAAGTTGTGATTTTTGTGACCTACAAGCTAATGTTTGTTTTGGCTCACTTCAACATTGTTGTCTTTGACAAGTTATTCTTCTCCCTGGTCAATCAGTG
Above is a genomic segment from Lycium barbarum isolate Lr01 chromosome 12, ASM1917538v2, whole genome shotgun sequence containing:
- the LOC132624653 gene encoding leucine-rich repeat extensin-like protein 3 is translated as MEKLQLTEDMILYRKPSPPPPPPPPPPPPPWPPPPPPPPPPLPPPPPPPPPPPPPLPPPPLPPPAPFLPPLPLSCLPLCPLLFPFPPPSPLPLPAPPPPPPPFPPPPPPPPPPPPPPPLPLPPPPPPPLPLPLPPPPPPPPSASPPPPPPP